Proteins co-encoded in one Vigna radiata var. radiata cultivar VC1973A unplaced genomic scaffold, Vradiata_ver6 scaffold_134, whole genome shotgun sequence genomic window:
- the LOC106753564 gene encoding uncharacterized protein LOC106753564 isoform X1 — MALLFQKFQEGVRSLVKRPAFSRDPRQLQFEADINRLFLYLSYNRLGKNADEARAEEIIEMAGKASFADQQMQVQENVHSQIKTFCTFMDEILLPKEKMVNEHEPESTVPRRSGLSFAVGRSNPVQNKLAAPETIPLSRAEVSQNVKNQLGYTVNVKPSQIPHKDAGQGLFLDGAVDVGAVVAFYPGIVYSPAYYRYIPGYPKVDALNPYLITRYDGNVINGQPWGCGGDNRELWHGWKSGEIKPDVKGAEPERGSERFWKLLSKPLEGYKGDNTEVIERRNPLALAHFANHPPKGVQPNVMICPYDFPLTESSMRVYIPNLLFGNAEVNMRRFGSFWFKGGSKISGSHVPLLKTLVLVATRPLQDEELLLNYRLSNTKRRPEWYIPVDEEEDRRRWS; from the exons ATGGCTCTTTTGTTCCAGAAATTTCAAGAG GGTGTGAGAAGCCTGGTAAAGCGCCCTGCTTTTTCTAGGGATCCTAGACAACTACAATTTGAAGCTGACATTAATCGGTTGTTCCTTTATTTAAG CTATAATCGTCTAGGAAAGAATGCTGATGAAGCACGTGCCGAAGAGATTATTGAAATGGCTGGTAAAGCCTCGTTTGCTGATCAACAAATGCAAGTACAAGAAAATGTTCACTcacaaattaaaacattttgcACCTTCATGGATGAAATTCTACTTCCAAAAGAAAAGATGGTAAACGAACATGAACCAGAAAGCACGGTACCTCGCCGAAGTGGCCTTAGTTTTGCTGTGGGTAGGAGTAATCCAGTCCAGAATAAACTCG CTGCCCCCGAGACAATACCATTAAGCCGAGCTGAAGTTtctcaaaatgtaaaaaatcaACTTGGCTACACTGTTAATGTCAAACCTTCTCAGATACCTCACAAGGATGCTGGCCAAGGTCTTTTCTTAGATGGCGCAGTAGATGTTGGTGCTGTGGTGGCCTTTTATCCGGGCATAGTCTACTCTCCAGCTTATTACCGTTATATTCCAGGATACCCGAAGGTTGATGCACTGAACCCTTATTTGATTACAAGATATGATGGGAATGTCATCAATGGTCAACCTTGGGGTTGTGGAGGTGACAACCGAGAACTATGGCATGGTTGGAAATCTGGAGAAATCAAACCTGATGTGAAAGGAGCTGAGCCTGAGAGAGGTTCAGAAAGGTTTTGGAAACTGCTTAGTAAGCCTTTGGAAGGGTACAAAGGAGATAACACTGAAGTGATTGAGCGTAGAAACCCATTAGCCTTAGCTCATTTTGCCAATCACCCTCCAAAAGGGGTGCAACCAAATGTCATGATTTGCCCGTATGACTTTCCATTGACTGAAAGCAGCATGAGAGTCTACAttccaaatttgttgtttgGAAATGCAGAGGTAAATATGAGGAGATTTGGCAGCTTTTGGTTCAAGGGAGGGTCAAAAATTAGTGGATCACATGTTCCATTACTGAAAACTCTTGTTCTGGTTGCTACTAGGCCTCTTCAAGATGAGGAACTCCTTCTCAATTACAGGCTGAGCAACACCAAGCGGAGACCAGAATGGTATATTCCAGTGGATGAAGAAGAGGACAGGAGAAGATGGAGTTAG
- the LOC106753564 gene encoding uncharacterized protein LOC106753564 isoform X2, with product MAGKASFADQQMQVQENVHSQIKTFCTFMDEILLPKEKMVNEHEPESTVPRRSGLSFAVGRSNPVQNKLAAPETIPLSRAEVSQNVKNQLGYTVNVKPSQIPHKDAGQGLFLDGAVDVGAVVAFYPGIVYSPAYYRYIPGYPKVDALNPYLITRYDGNVINGQPWGCGGDNRELWHGWKSGEIKPDVKGAEPERGSERFWKLLSKPLEGYKGDNTEVIERRNPLALAHFANHPPKGVQPNVMICPYDFPLTESSMRVYIPNLLFGNAEVNMRRFGSFWFKGGSKISGSHVPLLKTLVLVATRPLQDEELLLNYRLSNTKRRPEWYIPVDEEEDRRRWS from the exons ATGGCTGGTAAAGCCTCGTTTGCTGATCAACAAATGCAAGTACAAGAAAATGTTCACTcacaaattaaaacattttgcACCTTCATGGATGAAATTCTACTTCCAAAAGAAAAGATGGTAAACGAACATGAACCAGAAAGCACGGTACCTCGCCGAAGTGGCCTTAGTTTTGCTGTGGGTAGGAGTAATCCAGTCCAGAATAAACTCG CTGCCCCCGAGACAATACCATTAAGCCGAGCTGAAGTTtctcaaaatgtaaaaaatcaACTTGGCTACACTGTTAATGTCAAACCTTCTCAGATACCTCACAAGGATGCTGGCCAAGGTCTTTTCTTAGATGGCGCAGTAGATGTTGGTGCTGTGGTGGCCTTTTATCCGGGCATAGTCTACTCTCCAGCTTATTACCGTTATATTCCAGGATACCCGAAGGTTGATGCACTGAACCCTTATTTGATTACAAGATATGATGGGAATGTCATCAATGGTCAACCTTGGGGTTGTGGAGGTGACAACCGAGAACTATGGCATGGTTGGAAATCTGGAGAAATCAAACCTGATGTGAAAGGAGCTGAGCCTGAGAGAGGTTCAGAAAGGTTTTGGAAACTGCTTAGTAAGCCTTTGGAAGGGTACAAAGGAGATAACACTGAAGTGATTGAGCGTAGAAACCCATTAGCCTTAGCTCATTTTGCCAATCACCCTCCAAAAGGGGTGCAACCAAATGTCATGATTTGCCCGTATGACTTTCCATTGACTGAAAGCAGCATGAGAGTCTACAttccaaatttgttgtttgGAAATGCAGAGGTAAATATGAGGAGATTTGGCAGCTTTTGGTTCAAGGGAGGGTCAAAAATTAGTGGATCACATGTTCCATTACTGAAAACTCTTGTTCTGGTTGCTACTAGGCCTCTTCAAGATGAGGAACTCCTTCTCAATTACAGGCTGAGCAACACCAAGCGGAGACCAGAATGGTATATTCCAGTGGATGAAGAAGAGGACAGGAGAAGATGGAGTTAG